One Desulfovibrio fairfieldensis genomic window carries:
- a CDS encoding phage tail assembly chaperone — translation MRAQTALYAPQPDGSTLAEFGASIQEQTGSWPEDIPEPPDIPPALEHLWAWFWQLRTANPSAGFGPAPLSFGEMDAWQRVTGNRLEPWHVDTLLAMDAAFLAAQPKKRAGGGGKT, via the coding sequence GTGCGGGCGCAGACCGCGTTGTACGCGCCGCAGCCGGACGGTTCGACCCTGGCCGAGTTCGGGGCCAGCATCCAGGAGCAGACCGGGAGCTGGCCCGAGGATATCCCGGAGCCGCCGGACATCCCTCCGGCTTTGGAACATTTGTGGGCCTGGTTCTGGCAGCTCCGCACGGCCAATCCATCCGCCGGCTTTGGCCCGGCTCCGCTGTCGTTCGGGGAAATGGACGCCTGGCAGCGCGTGACGGGCAACCGACTGGAACCGTGGCATGTGGATACGCTGCTGGCGATGGATGCGGCGTTCCTGGCCGCGCAGCCGAAAAAGAGGGCAGGCGGCGGGGGAAAAACATAA
- a CDS encoding type II toxin-antitoxin system HicB family antitoxin yields the protein MKNIMDFDGGYKAVIAYDPEIEMFRGEFIGLNGGADFYAKDLEGLRREGAESLRAFLEECERHGISPHKSHKGNFALRLDPEIYQQASIAAAAEGKSLNTFITDVVRQAVAG from the coding sequence ATGAAAAATATTATGGATTTTGACGGCGGCTACAAAGCTGTCATTGCATACGACCCGGAAATCGAAATGTTTCGGGGTGAATTTATAGGCCTGAACGGTGGCGCTGACTTCTACGCCAAAGACCTTGAAGGACTGCGGCGTGAAGGGGCAGAGTCGTTGCGAGCGTTTTTGGAAGAGTGCGAACGCCACGGCATCAGCCCACACAAGAGCCACAAAGGGAATTTTGCGTTGCGGCTGGACCCGGAAATATACCAGCAAGCCAGCATCGCGGCGGCAGCGGAAGGTAAGTCATTGAATACCTTCATTACAGATGTCGTGCGTCAAGCGGTGGCAGGGTAA
- a CDS encoding type II toxin-antitoxin system HicA family toxin: protein MKRKHAAILAQIFARPVPGSVRWTDIESLFTELGAEIAEREGSRVSVFLFGEVRVFHRPHPTPDTDKGAVNSIRKWLEQHGVKP from the coding sequence ATGAAACGCAAACATGCCGCCATACTTGCGCAAATCTTCGCCCGCCCTGTGCCCGGAAGCGTTCGCTGGACAGATATTGAGAGTCTTTTTACCGAGTTAGGCGCGGAGATTGCAGAACGTGAAGGTTCTCGCGTGAGTGTGTTTTTGTTCGGCGAAGTGCGGGTATTTCATCGCCCGCACCCCACCCCGGACACGGATAAAGGGGCGGTAAACAGCATCAGAAAATGGCTGGAACAGCACGGAGTGAAGCCATGA
- a CDS encoding phage tail tape measure protein, with product MAVSVDLAKLDVQIRTSDVATGITRLDAFASSADGAEHSVKRLSTASGGLEQSLGRLKSALATVGLGLSFGGALKSAADFQTSINNLGKVSDRPLAEMQTQLKSVSSSLGSYAQLAQGYYQILSAGVTDATASMDMLTASSMAAKAAQVTQADTIRALTSLMTGFTGQLKDAADASDFLFSVERYGKTSVQELVPVVGDLASTARIAKIAAADMGAAFSVITQTAGSTPVAATQARSLFMNIANPSETMQKTLAGMGTNSTEFFSSNRLLDALKKLDTEARKTGKTIGALFTDREAKVAAENLISSSKSFEESLAGIERRAGATSSAFGKYTASINGQIDEMSNNMSNLATNIGTTFGGTATQALTSFNSVLSEINANFTTFVPVLTTVGAGMAALAVARKASNTTFAVGDDGQRVTGLRAYIAAQYENVAATREQQAAEAKLAMVRVQDEMAEYKSSASRAVNQAILNRSTMARMAYEQGLRDLQTDLTAKTVAYEASLKTLGRTSVTAGTAMKGLKSAGSSLLGVFGGPWGAAFTVAVMGVAGLTSAMAERTALHEKYRQSLDDIGTAADEMSGKLTRAAQSTLTSKLNQAKAELERTKQDIDRLKEELKGMDLGYGEWSGSYRILSSASEKFFGANPGTWEAAKVLDSYSKGLTDAYQAQKQLLELQAQFGRTEAIVEASTRIDELANATRKAVKEEESVATLNQRLNETGDAGNAAASGINAAGDAAAGAMGKLAGLADVLQDSNFTAYTAGLTGAQKTFATAMKGKLNEKQLAAYFSGKTGDLSATDSRTLQSNKAELNAIYANYKKMYSLQEATKHAGSAASAKEAIQRVREEIERLNEVQPTSAAKLAQALRDIAKEGKQAGMSATAVSALQAEYKAAFDDSQARKMTEALRDFDREIASLTGDARTMRELEMTGTLEQWKKKLLEAGVSAEEAAPKLARMKDALERSNRTKDIQTTVQFYKELAELSGDLTYSLQAQNELIALQAEQYRNNGIAPDLVAQWEALKRLQASNSGWDGAARSMMSYYSEAANAGKNFETFFTNSFSSLEDTLVQFTQTGKLSFADMVNSMLADLARLAIRQSITGPIAQGLGSLFSGFGGGSSYTGYSGMALGMTGFIPGFATGGVAAPSGLPRSGGLLTSPTFFSDGMSRAYASGGLSVAGEAGPEVFMPAARMNDGNYGVRVDMSAVSAQLRAGLSGTTAPNISINVINRTGGQVEAETQARPDGQGGFTLDILLTQVEQGLVARAKSGRSSLMQYQEKAYGLSRASVLTRGRGRA from the coding sequence GTGGCCGTTTCGGTGGATCTTGCCAAGCTCGACGTGCAAATCAGGACGAGTGATGTCGCAACCGGCATTACCCGTCTGGATGCGTTCGCGTCATCCGCCGATGGGGCCGAGCATTCGGTCAAACGGCTCTCCACGGCATCCGGAGGGCTGGAACAATCCCTCGGACGGCTGAAAAGCGCTCTGGCGACGGTGGGCCTTGGTCTGTCCTTCGGCGGCGCTCTGAAAAGCGCGGCGGATTTCCAGACCAGTATCAACAACCTTGGCAAGGTCAGTGACCGGCCTTTGGCGGAAATGCAGACGCAACTCAAGAGCGTCAGTTCCTCGCTCGGCTCATATGCCCAGCTTGCCCAGGGTTATTACCAGATCCTTTCTGCCGGGGTGACGGACGCCACGGCCTCCATGGACATGCTCACCGCGTCGTCCATGGCCGCCAAGGCGGCCCAAGTCACGCAGGCCGACACCATCCGGGCGCTTACCTCTCTGATGACAGGCTTTACCGGCCAACTCAAGGACGCCGCCGACGCTTCGGATTTTCTTTTTTCCGTGGAGCGCTACGGCAAAACGTCGGTCCAGGAACTGGTGCCGGTGGTGGGCGATCTGGCATCCACGGCGCGCATCGCCAAAATTGCGGCCGCCGACATGGGGGCCGCGTTCTCGGTGATCACGCAGACCGCAGGAAGCACGCCGGTCGCCGCCACGCAGGCGCGCAGCCTGTTCATGAACATCGCCAATCCCTCGGAGACGATGCAAAAGACACTGGCTGGAATGGGGACCAACTCGACCGAGTTTTTCTCCTCCAACCGGCTGCTGGACGCACTGAAGAAGCTGGATACGGAGGCCAGGAAAACCGGTAAGACCATCGGAGCCCTATTCACCGACCGCGAAGCCAAGGTCGCGGCGGAAAATCTCATCTCGTCCTCGAAGAGCTTTGAGGAATCCCTGGCGGGCATTGAGCGCCGGGCCGGTGCCACCTCGTCCGCATTCGGGAAGTACACGGCCAGCATCAATGGCCAGATTGACGAGATGTCCAACAACATGAGCAACCTGGCGACCAACATCGGCACAACCTTCGGCGGGACGGCCACCCAAGCTCTGACTTCCTTCAATTCGGTTCTGAGCGAGATCAACGCCAACTTCACGACCTTTGTGCCGGTGCTGACCACTGTCGGCGCGGGGATGGCGGCTCTTGCCGTGGCCCGGAAAGCCTCGAACACAACGTTTGCCGTGGGCGATGACGGGCAGCGTGTGACCGGGCTGCGGGCATACATCGCCGCGCAGTATGAGAACGTGGCTGCGACCAGGGAGCAGCAGGCGGCGGAAGCCAAACTCGCCATGGTCCGGGTCCAGGATGAAATGGCGGAATACAAGTCCTCGGCCAGCCGCGCTGTCAATCAGGCCATCCTCAACCGGAGCACCATGGCGCGCATGGCATACGAACAGGGTTTGCGCGATCTTCAGACGGACCTTACGGCCAAGACCGTGGCCTATGAAGCGTCGCTCAAGACGTTGGGCAGAACGTCCGTCACGGCTGGCACAGCCATGAAAGGGCTGAAATCGGCCGGAAGCTCGTTGCTGGGCGTGTTCGGGGGACCGTGGGGCGCGGCTTTTACCGTGGCGGTTATGGGCGTGGCCGGATTGACCTCGGCCATGGCCGAACGGACCGCATTGCACGAGAAGTATCGGCAGTCTCTGGATGATATCGGCACAGCTGCGGATGAAATGAGCGGGAAGTTGACGCGAGCGGCGCAATCCACGCTCACGTCGAAGTTGAATCAGGCAAAGGCCGAATTGGAGCGGACCAAGCAGGATATCGACAGGCTTAAGGAAGAATTGAAGGGAATGGATCTGGGCTATGGGGAATGGTCCGGCTCGTACAGGATTCTCTCGTCGGCCTCCGAAAAGTTTTTCGGCGCGAATCCCGGCACCTGGGAAGCGGCGAAGGTGCTGGACAGCTACAGCAAGGGACTGACTGACGCATATCAGGCCCAAAAGCAACTCCTGGAATTGCAAGCACAATTTGGCCGGACAGAGGCCATTGTCGAGGCGTCCACGCGCATTGACGAGCTGGCGAACGCGACTCGCAAGGCGGTCAAGGAAGAGGAGAGCGTCGCCACCCTGAACCAGCGGCTGAATGAGACTGGCGACGCGGGCAATGCGGCGGCTTCGGGCATCAATGCGGCCGGAGATGCGGCGGCCGGTGCTATGGGCAAGCTGGCCGGTCTCGCTGATGTGCTCCAGGATTCTAATTTCACGGCGTACACGGCCGGATTGACCGGCGCGCAGAAAACCTTTGCCACGGCCATGAAAGGCAAGTTGAACGAGAAGCAGCTTGCGGCGTATTTTTCCGGCAAAACCGGCGATCTTTCCGCCACGGACAGCCGCACGCTCCAGTCCAACAAGGCGGAACTGAACGCCATCTACGCCAACTACAAGAAAATGTACTCCTTGCAGGAGGCCACGAAGCACGCGGGCAGCGCGGCCAGCGCCAAAGAGGCGATCCAGCGGGTTCGGGAGGAAATCGAGCGGCTGAACGAGGTGCAGCCCACCAGCGCCGCCAAGCTGGCGCAGGCCCTGCGAGACATTGCCAAGGAAGGCAAGCAGGCGGGCATGAGTGCCACGGCCGTCAGTGCGCTCCAGGCTGAATACAAGGCCGCGTTTGACGATTCACAGGCCCGGAAAATGACCGAAGCCTTGCGCGATTTCGACCGGGAGATTGCCAGTCTGACCGGTGACGCCAGGACCATGCGCGAATTGGAAATGACCGGAACCTTGGAGCAGTGGAAAAAGAAGCTCCTGGAAGCGGGTGTAAGCGCCGAAGAGGCCGCGCCCAAGTTGGCCCGGATGAAGGATGCCCTCGAACGCTCCAATCGCACCAAGGACATTCAGACCACTGTGCAGTTCTATAAAGAATTGGCGGAACTTTCCGGCGACCTGACCTACTCCTTGCAGGCCCAGAACGAATTGATCGCCTTGCAGGCCGAACAGTACAGGAACAATGGGATAGCGCCTGATCTTGTGGCGCAGTGGGAAGCGCTCAAGCGGTTGCAGGCGTCCAATTCCGGCTGGGACGGCGCGGCGCGGAGCATGATGAGCTACTACAGCGAGGCCGCCAACGCCGGTAAGAATTTCGAGACCTTTTTCACCAACAGTTTTTCCTCGCTGGAGGATACGTTGGTGCAGTTCACCCAGACGGGAAAGTTGTCATTTGCCGATATGGTGAACTCCATGCTGGCCGATCTGGCCCGGTTGGCGATCCGGCAGTCGATTACCGGCCCAATTGCACAGGGGCTGGGCAGCCTTTTTTCCGGGTTCGGAGGGGGATCGAGTTACACAGGTTATAGCGGCATGGCCTTGGGCATGACGGGCTTCATTCCAGGCTTCGCCACCGGCGGCGTGGCCGCGCCGTCAGGGCTGCCGCGCTCCGGCGGCCTGCTGACCTCCCCGACCTTTTTCAGCGACGGCATGAGTCGGGCCTATGCCTCGGGCGGCCTGTCCGTGGCCGGGGAAGCCGGGCCGGAAGTCTTCATGCCCGCGGCGCGCATGAACGACGGCAACTACGGCGTGCGCGTGGACATGAGCGCGGTGTCCGCGCAGTTGCGGGCCGGTCTGTCCGGCACAACCGCGCCCAACATTTCCATCAACGTCATCAACCGGACCGGCGGCCAGGTGGAGGCCGAAACGCAGGCCCGGCCCGACGGCCAGGGCGGCTTTACCCTGGATATCCTGTTGACCCAGGTTGAGCAGGGGTTGGTGGCACGGGCCAAGTCCGGGCGGTCATCCCTGATGCAGTATCAGGAAAAAGCCTACGGCCTGAGCCGCGCGAGCGTCCTGACCAGGGGGAGGGGGCGGGCATGA
- a CDS encoding DUF1833 family protein codes for MSIDAVAIHKQAEPANGYRSELPDHGLSTQELLQRAVLESYASAVQETILLYTLEFNHKSFVRPARVARWSAACATPEKFLCKLEDDAPYDPGQVVEFVGLPFEVKFPDKTEDNVGQFQFQVQGVGFELDADLEEAALSGGKITAILRIYVKGEELEGPAEVWPGINVKSPAIDATTGDATASGSLFDWLNRTFGYNYTPGKYPALGK; via the coding sequence ATGAGCATCGATGCTGTCGCTATCCATAAGCAGGCGGAGCCTGCTAACGGCTACCGCAGTGAGCTGCCCGACCACGGCCTGAGCACCCAGGAGCTGCTGCAGCGGGCCGTGCTGGAGTCCTACGCCAGCGCGGTACAGGAAACCATCCTGCTGTACACTCTGGAATTCAATCACAAATCCTTTGTCCGGCCCGCCAGGGTGGCGCGCTGGAGCGCGGCCTGCGCCACGCCGGAGAAATTTCTCTGCAAGCTGGAAGACGATGCGCCTTACGATCCCGGCCAGGTGGTGGAATTTGTCGGCCTGCCCTTTGAGGTGAAGTTTCCGGACAAGACGGAAGACAATGTGGGGCAATTCCAGTTTCAGGTCCAGGGCGTGGGCTTTGAGCTGGACGCTGATCTGGAGGAGGCGGCGCTTTCCGGCGGCAAGATCACGGCCATTCTGCGCATCTACGTCAAGGGCGAAGAACTGGAAGGCCCGGCGGAAGTCTGGCCGGGCATCAACGTCAAAAGCCCGGCCATTGACGCGACCACGGGCGACGCCACGGCCTCGGGCAGTCTCTTTGACTGGCTGAACCGCACCTTCGGCTACAACTACACGCCGGGCAAATATCCGGCGCTGGGCAAATGA